The following proteins come from a genomic window of Sesamum indicum cultivar Zhongzhi No. 13 linkage group LG10, S_indicum_v1.0, whole genome shotgun sequence:
- the LOC105171562 gene encoding CST complex subunit TEN1 encodes MGTSAVSAGALVTLQELNPSSPNFKEGASFRVTGKLQDYDLETAVAVIVDGDARLNVDTKHLKLNLRSGSMYQFIGELHIEPNNEAFLRARVGRNVDGLDINLYRQSLQLLREFQAEQINTRNG; translated from the exons ATGGGTACATCTGCAGTAAGTGCGGGCGCATTGGTTACTTTACAAGAACTGAATCCGTCTTCCCCCAACTTCAAGGAAGGTGCCTCCTTTAGGGTTACTGGAAA GCTGCAAGACTATGATTTGGAGACAGCAGTGGCTGTGATTGTTGATGGAGATGCTCGCTTAAATGTTGATACAAAGCATTTGAAGCTCAATCTTCGTTCTGGTTCTATGTATCAGTTCATCGGAGAACTACATATTGAACCAAATAATGAG GCATTTCTTAGGGCTCGAGTGGGTAGAAATGTAGATGGACTGGACATTAACCTCTACCGTCAGTCACTGCAGCTCCTGAGGGAGTTTCAAGCTGAGCAAATAAATACTCGAAATGGTTAA
- the LOC105171564 gene encoding uncharacterized protein LOC105171564, with protein sequence MAATTMATAAGAVVLLYYVLSRRMSSAAEGEDSGGGDYSKSKSRSEKKRLSRRPAQAPATWLETISTLAETLRFTYSETLGKWPIGDLAFGINYLIRRQGNLQVARVYAGENSVRLKGPEIIDQLYYYLKLLTLCMLFSKKPFPVFLVSAGFSEANVLLQKPKAGILKPAFTILCDEKSKCFLLLIRGTHSIKDTLTAATGAVVPFHHSVLHDGGISNLVLGYAHCGMVAAARWIAKLSTPSLLKALEQNPDYEVKIVGHSLGGGTAALLTYILREQTEFSATTCVTFAPAACMTWELAESGKNFITTIINGSDLVPTFSAASVDDLRSEVTASSWLNDLRDQVERNRVLNVIYRSATALGSRLPSISNAKARVAGAGALLRPVSSSTQVVMKRAQDVAQAVVKTRSSISSWTCMGPRRRANAPSSNSVTDDLPELPLITARTSESLVTEVISSNSDINNADYCSSSGTETTHDETDEDEDLIQVDKVVSTSTIEEITEGQLWYELEKELKRQGSEVDAQVQEEEEAVAKEITEEEKVFADAVESHTPISSSDVSDNHHFYPPGRIMHIISVPLTESTDQSHDDLAEEQVGIYETPRDLYSKLRLSRTMINDHYMPMYKKMMELLIKQLEDELDSGYVVDR encoded by the exons ATGGCAGCTACGACGATGGCGACGGCGGCCGGGGCGGTTGTGCTGCTGTACTACGTACTGAGCCGACGGATGTCATCGGCTGCGGAGGGAGAAGATTCCGGCGGCGGCGATTATTCGAAATCCAAGAGTAGATCGGAGAAGAAAAGGTTGTCGCGGAGGCCAGCTCAGGCGCCAGCTACTTGGCTGGAGACGATTTCCACGCTGGCGGAGACTCTGAGGTTTACATACTCGGAGACGTTGGGGAAATGGCCGATCGGTGACTTGGCTTTCggaattaattatcttattcGCAGGCAG GGTAATTTACAAGTTGCAAGAGTGTATGCTGGTGAAAATTCTGTGCGACTGAAGGGCCCTGAGATCATTGATCAATTGTATTACTATTTGAAATTGCTGACTTTATGCATGCTTTTCTCCAAGAAGCCCTTTCCAGTATTTTTGGTATCTGCTGGATTCTCGGAGGCAAATGTTCTTCTTCAGAAGCCCAAAGCAGGG ATTCTGAAGCCTGCCTTTACAATTTTATGTGATGAAAAGTCAAAGTGCTTCCTTCTCTTGATTCGCGGTACTCACAGCATTAAAGATACATTGACCGCAGCAACAGGTGCAGTGGTCCCCTTTCACCATTCAGTTTTGCATGATGGTGGCATAAGCAATCTAGTTTTGGGATACGCACATTGTGGGATGGTTGCTGCAGCTCGGTGGATAGCTAAGCTAAGTACTCCATCTTTGCTCAAGGCTCTTGAACAAAATCCTGACTATGAGGTGAAG ATTGTTGGCCATTCACTTGGTGGTGGTACAGCTGCATTGCTAACATACATTCTTCGGGAACAAACTGAATTTTCTGCAACAACTTGTGTTACTTTTGCACCAG CTGCCTGCATGACATGGGAGTTGGCAGAATCAGGGAAAAACTTCATTACCACAATAATCAATGGTTCTGATCTGGTTCCTACATTTTCAGCTGCTTCTGTGGATGATCTTCGTTCAGAG gtAACAGCATCGTCTTGGTTAAATGATCTCCGTGATCAAGTTGAGCGCAACAGAGTTTTGAATGTCATCTATCGATCTGCCACTGCACTTGGTTCCCGTCTACCATCAATATCAAATGCAAAGGCAAGGGTTGCTGGTGCAGGTGCACTTTTACGCCCTGTCTCAAGCAGCACTCAG GTTGTGATGAAACGTGCACAAGATGTGGCCCAGGCGGTTGTTAAGACTCGCTCTTCTATATCATCATGGACATGCATGGGTCCCCGACGACGTGCTAATGCCCCTTCATCAAATTCTGTAACAGATGACTTGCCTGAGCTTCCTCTTATCACTGCAAGAACATCAGAATCTCTTGTAACAGAAGTAATAAGCAGCAATTCTGACATAAATAATGCAGACTATTGTTCTTCAAGCGGCACTGAAACTACGCACGACGAGactgatgaagatgaagatctCATTCAGGTGGATAAAGTAGTTTCCACATCCACCATTGAGGAGATTACTGAAGGTCAGTTGTGGTATGAACTGGAGAAAGAACTCAAGAGGCAGGGGAGTGAAGTTGATGCCCAAGTccaggaagaagaagaggctGTGGCAAAGGAAATAACTGAAGAGGAGAAGGTATTTGCAGACGCTGTTGAAAGCCATACTCCCATCTCTTCATCAGATGTTTCTGACAATCACCACTTCTACCCTCCTGGCCGAATAATGCATATAATCTCTGTACCTCTGACTGAGTCAACCGATCAAAGTCATGATGACCTGGCTGAAGAGCAAGTTGGGATATACGAGACACCAAGAGATTTATACAGTAAGCTCCGACTGTCAAGGACTATGATAAATGATCATTATATGCCAAtgtacaagaaaatgatggaACTATTGATTAAACAGCTAGAAGATGAGTTAGATTCTGGTTATGTGGTGGATAGATGA
- the LOC105171565 gene encoding WD repeat-containing protein 43 → MGSSNIRDVLTSFSPSLDLFAITLGDGRIKIWDTGKGQLQTEFADISSTETTSIFGNREGHLSMDYTCMKWLSLERKKKRKLGSSLLVLGTGGGDVLALDVSAGQLKWRVNNCHPGGVTAVSFSVHGSHIYTAGADGMVCEIDSMSGNVLNKLTASSRVISSLAVSPDGKMIATAAGQVKIFNSSNQKKLQKFSGHPGAVRCMVFSEDGRYVLSSSLVERYVAVWKIDGSKKKSSSVFLAMDHPAVFLDSRCTSSGDADAGLSVLAISEIGICYFWHGKTIDELRNSKPTKISVPCDGGVLKKHKGAVPNVFAAKLQNISEPACGHMYLAFGLLIKPTFEKVLVHSGTDIELNFSEDGILRPISQSHIYERASETRSKVTALDRTNTEGALLPVPKIFDPVDNKSGTKPSGGTDEGELDSVTLCMEDQLRSLGILGSNDLSTTLDSEILDGIKLDSSMPHKKVKATVSSMEPNDAFNLLKGLVDVWESRSQSAKHVLPWICCILVYHSDYVKSQEPKLLDSLYKVAKSKVPAMNSLFQLSGRLQLVSAQIDKATNNRRQVLERDVQEDESEDEDVDEVLYGVDEDSPTE, encoded by the exons atgggGTCATCAAATATCCGGGACGTTTTGACTTCGTTTAGTCCATCTTTAGACTTGTTTGCAATAACTCTTGGTGATGGTCGAATAAAG ATATGGGACACAGGGAAGGGTCAGCTCCAGACTGAATTTGCAGATATTTCTTCAACGGAAACGACGAGTATATTTGGGAATCGGGAAGGTCACCTTTCAATGGATTATACTTGTATGAAGTGGTTGTCTTTGGAGAGAAAG AAAAAGCGGAAACTTGGAAGTTCCCTATTGGTGTTGGGAACGGGCGGTGGTGATGTTCTGGCATTGGATGTTTCTGCTGGCCAGTTGAAATGGAGGGTTAACAACTGTCATCCAGG GGGTGTCACTGCTGTTTCATTTTCAGTACATGGTTCACACATTTATACTGCTGGTGCGGATGGAATGGTTTGTGAAATTGACTCAATGTCAGGAAATGTGTTAAACAAGTTGACCGCTTCTTCAAGGGTAATATCTTCTCTGGCAGTTTCCCCAG ATGGGAAGATGATAGCAACTGCAGCAGGTCAAGTGAAGATTTTCAATTCTTCAAATCAAAAAAAGCTGCAGAAGTTTTCTGGCCATCCT GGTGCTGTGAGATGTATGGTTTTCTCTGAAGATGGTCGATATGTGCTTTCTTCATCTTTAGTTGAACGATATGTTGCAGTGTGGAAAATTGATGGTAGCAAAAAGAAATCATCTTCAGTGTTTCTTGCAATGGACCACCCTGCTGTCTTCTTGGATAGCAGATGCACCAGTAGTGGAGATGCAGATGCTGGTCTATCTGTTCTGGCTATATCCGAAATTGGTATTTGCTATTTTTGGCATGGAAAGACAATAGATGAGTTGCGGAATTCCAAACCCACAAAAATCAGTGTACCTTGTGATGGCGGAGTTCTAAAGAAACACAAGGGGGCAGTTCCGAATGTATTTGCTGCAAAACTACAAAACATTTCCGAGCCTGCATGTGGTCACATGTATCTTGCTTTTGGTTTACTTATAAAACCGACATTTGAGAAAGTTCTGGTGCACTCTGGGACAGACATAGAGTTAAATTTTTCAGAAGATGGTATCCTTCGACCTATCAGTCAATCACACATATATGAAAGAGCGTCAGAGACCAGGAGTAAAG TAACTGCTTTGGATCGCACAAATACGGAGGGTGCGCTACTTCCCGTGCCTAAGATATTTGATCCGGTTGACAATAAGAGCGGAACTAAGCCTTCGGGAGGCACAG ATGAAGGCGAATTGGACTCTGTCACCCTTTGCATGGAGGACCAGCTGAGATCTTTAGGGATACTTGGCAGTAATGATCTTAGCACAACCTTGGATTCTGAAATATTGGACGGCATTAAGCTTGATTCAAGTATGCCACATAAGAAG GTGAAAGCAACTGTCTCATCCATGGAACCTAATGATGCATTCAACCTGTTGAAGGGCTTGGTTGATGTTTGGGAATCCAG ATCTCAGAGTGCCAAGCATGTTCTTCCTTGGATATGCTGTATATTAGTGTATCACAGCGATTATGTTAAATCTCAGGAACCAAAACTTCTTGATTCCTTGTACAAG GTTGCCAAATCAAAAGTGCCAGCCATGAACTCTTTATTCCAATTGTCTGGTCGTTTGCAACTTGTGTCAGCTCAG ATTGACAAGGCCACGAATAACAGAAGGCAGGTCTTAGAACGTGATGTGCAAGAGGATGAAAGTGAAGATGAAGATGTTGATGAAGTTCTCTATGGAGTTGATGAAGATTCTCCGACAGAGTGA
- the LOC105171603 gene encoding heavy metal-associated isoprenylated plant protein 36-like gives MAVYGRSTKLFMASPVFSFYGLQHDMCLTVVLSVVRASITQCLLATGIYDIYVDLCQQKITVVGWADPDIIVKAIMKTRKRAVISSHSEQFDQPKEPTPEGGATNGGAPLSESTKLPAEKTPPEGGAIDGGATPLESTNPPADMTTPEESLKEQKDQENPSRESAIATSSGLTGYPEPKDRLAIHVIHHQPPNYGYRYGYNYSYQQGYGGQWHDSHGGLGFTREQSQPPQPVCVTHGYNTYKPSLCVTEYAYPVPDPPPRYSQYSRPDDYSQDYYSGNIGNGNITSMFSEDNPNACRIV, from the coding sequence ATGGCTGTGTACGGAAGATCAACAAAGCTCTTCATGGCATCACCGGTATTCAGTTTCTATGGCTTACAGCACGACATGTGTTTAACGGTTGTGTTAAGTGTAGTGCGTGCGTCTATAACACAATGTTTATTGGCCACAGGTATATATGATATCTACGTTGATTTATGTCAGCAGAAGATAACAGTAGTTGGGTGGGCAGATCCTGATATAATAGTCAAAGCCATcatgaaaacaagaaaaagggcAGTCATTTCTTCACATTCAGAACAGTTCGATCAACCAAAAGAACCAACACCTGAAGGTGGggccactaatggaggagcaCCACTTTCGGAGTCCACCAAACTGCCAGCAGAGAAGACACCGCCTGAAGGTGGGGCCATTGATGGAGGAGCAACACCTTTGGAGTCCACAAACCCGCCAGCAGACATGACAACACCAGAAGAGTCattgaaagaacaaaaagaccAGGAAAATCCATCGCGTGAATCTGCTATTGCCACAAGCAGTGGATTGACTGGATATCCTGAACCAAAAGATCGTTTAGCAATTCATGTCATACACCACCAGCCACCCAACTACGGATATCGATATGGCTACAATTATAGTTATCAACAGGGCTATGGTGGACAATGGCACGACTCCCATGGTGGTCTAGGATTCACAAGGGAACAGTCTCAGCCACCTCAACCTGTTTGCGTGACTCATGGTTACAACACATACAAGCCATCGCTATGTGTAACAGAATATGCCTATCCAGTTCCCGATCCACCGCCACGGTACTCACAGTATAGTAGACCAGACGACTATAGTCAGGATTACTACAGTGGGAACATTGGCAATGGCAATATCACATCAATGTTTAGTGAGGACAACCCAAATGCATGCAGAATAGTGTAA
- the LOC105171563 gene encoding uncharacterized protein LOC105171563, protein MPNANANAPPLLLLLLPSIFPSLPAHHSPPFCPMTTPFQLLNDSDFDQIVSDGFVSICDYGPLLSERSARSMFPSLINFRLAKLSGFRRVFAHVAPIFFELGIANPETKEISKLSVEPCESESLIVATFEIPRSEIPSFIEREQEFRFLAVTLETLNGLFYTTPAVLCARYSDEEYLVNRCRGSREIFSQRYGRYGIHKIWVDDILPCRVYLRHCVLAAQNLHHIAYNNFLDHTFLGDRKTTIREYLWTTASGIMEEEPPLQLKHIFGG, encoded by the exons ATGCCTAATGCTAATGCTAATGCTCCTCCTCTACTACTACTGCTTCTTCCctccatttttccttctttaccTGCACACCATTCTCCTCCCTTCTGCCCCATGACGACGCCTTTTCAACTCCTAAATGACTCCGATTTTGATCAGATCGTATCCGATGGATTTGTGTCTATATGCGACTACGGTCCTCTCCTCTCCG AGAGGAGCGCGAGGAGTATGTTCCcaagtttgataaattttagattGGCGAAATTGAGTGGATTTAGGAGAGTATTTGCTCATGTTGCTCCTATTTTTTTCGAGCTTGGCATAGCTAACCCTGAAACCAAG GAGATATCAAAATTGAGCGTGGAGCCATGTGAAAGTGAAAGTCTTATAGTTGCCACTTTTGAGATACCGAGATCAGAG ATACCATCTTTTATTGAGAGGGAGCAAGAATTCCGTTTTCTGGCT gTGACACTAGAAACACTTAATGGTTTGTTTTACACTACTCCTGCG GTATTATGTGCCCGTTACAGTGATGAAGAATACTTGGTAAACAGATGTAGAG GAAGCAGAGAGATCTTCTCTCAGCGATATGGACGATATGGCATTCACAAGATTTGGGTAGATGACATATTACCCTGTCGGGTTTATCTCCGGCACTG TGTCCTGGCAGCACAGAACCTACATCACATTGCCTACAATAACTTCCTGGATCATACATTCCTTGGGGATCGTAAAACGACCATCCGTGAGTACCTTTGGACTACAGCTTCAGGCATAATGGAAGAGGAGCCGCCTCTACAGCTAAAACACATATTTGGTGGTTGA
- the LOC105171566 gene encoding pathogenesis-related protein STH-2-like has protein sequence MGVTSITQEFSSPVAPERLFKALILDSNNLIPKLLPQSIKSVDLLRGDGGAGSIEQVNFTETSHFKYVKHQINELDKQNLVCKYTMIEGDALGDKLESIVYEIKFEASDINGAGCVCKMTSEYHTLGGYEVKEEEIKGGKESAMGIYKVVEAHLLENPHLYA, from the exons ATGGGAGTTACAAGCATCACTCAAGAATTTAGCAGCCCGGTGGCACCGGAACGCCTGTTTAAGGCCTTGATCCTAGACTCTAACAACCTAATACCAAAACTCCTACCTCAATCCATCAAAAGTGTCGATTTACTACGAGGAGATGGAGGAGCCGGAAGCATTGAGCAAGTCAACTTCACCGAAA CTAGCCATTTTAAGTACGTGAAGCATCAGATAAATGAGCTGGACAAACAGAACCTTGTGTGCAAGTACACGATGATTGAGGGCGATGCATTGGGCGACAAGCTTGAATCCATCGTGTACGAGATCAAGTTTGAGGCATCCGACATTAATGGTGCAGGTTGTGTGTGCAAGATGACGAGTGAGTACCACACCCTTGGAGGGTATGAAGTTAAGGAGGAAGAAATCAAGGGCGGGAAAGAGAGTGCGATGGGCATATACAAAGTTGTGGAAGCTCACCTCTTGGAGAATCCCCATCTTTATGCTTAA
- the LOC105171561 gene encoding probable protein phosphatase 2C 34, giving the protein MVQLSALFHTFSKNITSGPGKKSRHGVEREAAIHLAKEAKRHELVLTASGVATARNQKNFAAAYSKQGKKGLNQDRFIVWQEFGCQEDMIFCGVFDGHGPWGHLVAKCIRELMPSLLLCNWQEAVELNGHDADYSLGLDRNKAQFDMWKQSYYKTCAAVDQELQRHPGIDSFYSGSTALALVRQGDLMIVANIGDSRAVLATTSDDGSLVATQLTVDLKPNLPHESKRIAQSRGRVYACPDEPAVHRVWMPNGQTVKGPGLAVSRAFGDYYIKEFGVISEPEITQRSITIRDQFAILATDGVWDVISNQEAVEIVASTPERAESAKRLVEHAVCAWKRKGKSNVIDDISAVCLFFHHSIASEAVDDVKLNKNYV; this is encoded by the exons ATGGTGCAGTTGTCTGCTCTATTCCACACTTTTTCAAAGAACATCACAAGTGGACCTGGGAAGAAGAGTAGACATGGTGTTGAAAGAGAAGCTGCCATTCACCTGGCAAAGGAAGCAAAGAGGCATGAACTGGTGTTGACTGCTTCCGGTGTTGCTACTGCcagaaatcagaaaaattttgCTGCTGCTTACTCGAAACAAGGGAAGAAAGGGCTTAATCAGGATCGCTTCATTGTCTGGCAG GAGTTTGGATGCCAAGAAGACATGATTTTCTGTGGTGTTTTTGATGGGCATGGACCATGGGGACATCTAGTGGCCAAATGCATTAGAGAATTGATGCCATCGTTGTTGCTGTGCAATTGGCAAGAAGCTGTTGAACTAAACGGACATGATGCTGATTACAGCTTGGGACTAGACAGGAACAAGGCCCAGTTTGATATGTGGAAGCAATCTTATTACAAGACTTGTGCTGCTGTTGATCAAGAACTCCAGCGACATCCTGGAATCGACTCTTTTTACAGTGGTAGCACAGCTTTGGCACTTGTCAGGCAG GGCGATCTGATGATAGTTGCAAATATTGGAGATTCTCGGGCTGTACTAGCAACTACCTCTGACGATGGAAGTTTGGTTGCAACTCAGCTCACAGTTGACCTCAAACCAAACTTACCTC ATGAGAGCAAACGAATAGCACAGTCGAGAGGGAGGGTATACGCTTGCCCTGACGAACCAGCAGTACACAGAGTTTGGATGCCAAACGGGCAGACAGTAAAAGGTCCAGGCTTAGCCGTATCAAGAGCTTTTGGTGATTACTACATCAAAGAATTCGGTGTCATCTCTGAGCCAGAAATAACACAAAGAAGCATAACTATCAGAGATCAATTCGCTATTTTGGCTACAGATGGG GTTTGGGATGTCATCTCTAATCAAGAAGCAGTAGAGATCGTTGCTTCGACACCAGAAAGGGCGGAGTCGGCTAAGAGGCTGGTTGAACATGCAGTTTGTGCCtggaaaaggaaaggaaaatcCAATGTGATAGACGACATTTCAGCTGTCTGTCTCTTCTTTCATCATTCGATTGCTTCTGAAGCAGTCGACGACGTTAAACTAAACAAGAACTATGTCTGA